A genomic region of bacterium contains the following coding sequences:
- a CDS encoding diacylglycerol kinase family lipid kinase: MKRGYLVFNPSAGMRAKTAIRVQEVIRLFAAESIEMVPSPTQADGSVILQVREMIQEKPDLIVTWGGDGTINEVVNGMFGTGIPLGFLPGGTANLMVRELGIPQNVPKAIQLIGTGNSRLISVGQANDRYFLLMVGVGFDSAVIQNVNLSIKRKFGKLAFGISAIHTAVNYRFPQFHVQFDGQNTDCVFAVICNARHYAAYFVLTPDADISDDYLYLCLFQDPGLARLFQYAFHALRRTHIQLPSVKVIRAKELLVTGAESVAVQADGELAGSLPIQFSIHPRSLQVFCPK, from the coding sequence ATGAAACGCGGCTATCTGGTTTTCAACCCATCTGCCGGAATGCGGGCTAAGACCGCGATTCGTGTGCAAGAAGTGATTCGCCTTTTCGCAGCAGAAAGCATTGAAATGGTTCCGAGTCCAACGCAAGCGGATGGCAGTGTCATCCTTCAGGTCCGCGAAATGATTCAAGAAAAGCCGGACCTCATCGTGACCTGGGGTGGCGACGGAACGATCAACGAAGTCGTGAATGGAATGTTTGGAACAGGGATTCCGCTTGGATTTTTGCCGGGTGGTACTGCGAATTTGATGGTGCGGGAGCTGGGAATTCCTCAAAATGTCCCTAAAGCAATTCAACTGATTGGAACCGGAAACAGTCGCTTGATATCGGTCGGGCAGGCGAATGACCGCTATTTTCTGCTGATGGTTGGCGTGGGATTCGATTCTGCCGTGATCCAGAATGTAAACCTTTCCATCAAGCGAAAGTTTGGCAAGCTCGCTTTTGGAATCTCAGCAATACACACCGCAGTCAATTACCGTTTCCCACAGTTTCATGTTCAATTTGATGGCCAAAATACCGATTGTGTTTTTGCCGTCATTTGCAACGCGCGTCACTATGCCGCGTATTTTGTATTGACGCCTGACGCGGACATCTCGGATGACTATCTCTACTTATGTTTGTTTCAGGATCCAGGTTTGGCCAGATTGTTTCAGTACGCTTTCCATGCCTTACGAAGGACACATATACAGCTTCCATCGGTGAAAGTGATTCGCGCAAAGGAACTTCTTGTTACCGGAGCGGAAAGCGTTGCGGTGCAGGCAGATGGCGAGCTTGCAGGCTCCTTGCCGATACAGTTTTCGATTCATCCTCGTTCGCTTCAGGTCTTTTGCCCGAAATAA
- a CDS encoding GtrA family protein encodes MNRWFRFILVGALGLILQLSCIAFLRSMGAHYLISTAIAVEAAVLHNFLWHHSWTWKDRQGSFIIRMLSFHLTNGFISIVGNLLLMPVFVELARLPVLAANLSAITLCSILNFLAADRVVFGL; translated from the coding sequence ATGAACCGGTGGTTCCGTTTCATTCTTGTGGGGGCGCTCGGATTAATCTTGCAACTTTCCTGCATTGCTTTCCTGCGTTCGATGGGCGCTCATTACCTGATCAGCACCGCAATCGCTGTTGAAGCTGCCGTTCTGCACAATTTCCTCTGGCACCATTCCTGGACATGGAAGGACAGGCAAGGCTCTTTCATCATCAGAATGCTCTCCTTTCATCTGACGAACGGCTTTATCTCGATTGTAGGCAATTTGCTGCTCATGCCTGTGTTTGTGGAATTGGCGCGCTTGCCAGTTCTTGCAGCGAACTTGAGTGCGATCACTCTCTGTTCGATTCTGAATTTTCTTGCAGCGGATCGTGTCGTGTTTGGTTTGTAG